The genomic region ctcttctccttttttcatccccccctctctctgggatctctacccttatttatattacatctctcccttcatccttaccctacatgtggactacatgtggacagttgatggtttatgctgatacttgtcccatcagccccctctaaaagtcttctggggtgactgtaaggctgccataatactgttcagaggtcacttcatcattaatgcggtggtagcagcttccccttaaatatttttgagcccttatccctcttgtacattcatggtgctcgttgctatcattagaacttcctgaaaggtcatctttaatcattaggatctatactagATTTGCGTTTAACTTTAGTctgaggagatagtactcctccgACTCGGAcgacccatgcttctcggccaaaaccacatgctctcggccaaatcccaaaatccatgaccccacaacttccttctcaaaaaggaaaaaaaaaaatttctatcactttctcaaccaaaaaaaataaataaataaaaactttttctaTCATATAAAGCTCAACTAAATGAATACATTcatgattatcaaaaaataaaaatgaatacattcttaaaaaaaagagagagaatacattctaatataattttcaaaaatgaagaaaataaatcCCATTAATATATTGTAAGTGCAAAAATGTCAACTTATTCCAAGCTCAACTTAATTCATTCTATATCTTtaattaggggtgtgcatgagTCAGGTTGGGCGAGTGGGGAGTAATATTTTTAACCAATTCGCTAATGGTGGGTTAGAATAATTCCAATCTGCCGCCGACCCACCAACCTATAAATCTGGCTgattagttgaaaattttaacGTTTTCAACTTGGCGGGTTGAGCGGGTTGGACAGGTTGGctagataaattattttaattaaattggataattttttactctctcaagtaaaaaaaaattgcaatttttattaaaaatattacataATTTTTGTTAGAATGACTGAAATTTTATCacactaaaatgaaaaacatttaaGAATCTGAAATTAGACGTGTACATAAAGtaagaataagaacaaaatCTTAGAGAGAGCAGTTGGAGTTTATTAGGAAAGAAAACggtgaaaatgaaaaaaaaaaaaaaaaaaaaagaaagagatgagaaaaataAAGGGGGTGCATATGtgaaatagagttttacaaCATGAcaaagttattgggtggtgtaactctaagtaatgttatacCACCTAATAACTTGCTATccaattcatattttgaaaatccaaccgttagatattcttaatatgcatgccaattgGATATAATTTGtcattcaatccataaactcatcttttatgcattattttaaactacaaaaacttgaatttaaataattaattgatggcacaattattgatttttaatcatctttaaattttgttgcatggaaaatatacaaaaataatgtaattcagtggtagatttatcaaaatttatatctaactaaaaaatatttgtaacattacttaaaattacatcaggtgtaacttgaatataacccctccacacacacacatatatatacacacacttggGCGGGTTGGATTGTGGCAAGTTAGAATATCTTAACCTGCTACTCAACCCGATCGACTAAGTTATCTATCTAATCCACCCAACACAACTTGCCTCACTTAATGGATCTACATAGATTGGGTCAGGCGGGTTGGCGGGTCTAGCAGTTTTTTTGAACAGCCATATCTTTAGCTATTGTTATTGGCcactttttaaattcaattaatatcTTTAGCCATACgcttatttgtttattgttcAAAAGATATGGGCATGTTgctcaatgaaaaaaaatctttgaccCATTAACTACATCATAATCTTTTCTTGATATTGTGGCAGGAATTCCCCAACATCTAGGTAGAATTTGCTTTTTACCAAATCAACCAATGCTATCTACAGAAGATCTACCATGGCTGATTGGAACTCTTCCAGCAAGAAAAGCAAGATTCAAATTTTGGACCAGAACCTTGGATCGATCAAGAACTCTTAGATGGCTCCTAGTGAATTCGCTTCCTGATGAATACATAGATGGAAAACATACTCAATCGGTCaaaagctctcaagatcatCCACGTGTGTTTCCTATTGGACCTTTGTCTAACCATGTAATGACCAAGAACCCCAGCTTTTGGGAAGAAGATAAGAGTTGCTTAGATTGGCTAGACAAGCAAAAGTCTAGCTCTGTTATTTACATCTCATTTGGAAGTTGGGTTAGCCCTATCGGAGAAGGTAAAGTTGAGAATCTAGCATTGGCTCTAGAGGCATCAGGACGGCCATTTCTATGGGTGCTAGGGTCAACATGGCGTGAAGGGCTACCCATTGGATATTTGGAGAGGGTGGCCATTAAATTTCAAGGCAAAGTAGTTTCATGGGCTCCCCAAATGGAAGTGTTGCGACACAAGGCTGTGGGGTGTTATCTTACACATTGTGGATGGAATTCAACAATGGAAGCCATACAATGCCAAAAGCGACTTTTGTGCTATCCAGTGGCAGGGGACCAGTTCATAAATAATAAGTACATTGTTGAAGTGTGGAAAATTGGGTTGCAACTCAATGGGTTTGGACGAAAAGATGTTGAAGAAGGCTTAAGAAGAGTAATGGAAGACAC from Castanea sativa cultivar Marrone di Chiusa Pesio chromosome 11, ASM4071231v1 harbors:
- the LOC142615155 gene encoding UDP-glycosyltransferase 82A1 produces the protein MGNMKCTKNAKMILVPYPAQGHVTPMLKLASAFHNRGIFDTILITPEFIHHQIASSMEPKDQILCMPIPDGLDKDTPRDFFAIEMAMEKNMPVHLEAMVHKLVEDGEVVCVVVDLLASWAVEVANRCRVPVAGFWPVMFAAYQMIAAIPDMVRTGLVSDTGIPQHLGRICFLPNQPMLSTEDLPWLIGTLPARKARFKFWTRTLDRSRTLRWLLVNSLPDEYIDGKHTQSVKSSQDHPRVFPIGPLSNHVMTKNPSFWEEDKSCLDWLDKQKSSSVIYISFGSWVSPIGEGKVENLALALEASGRPFLWVLGSTWREGLPIGYLERVAIKFQGKVVSWAPQMEVLRHKAVGCYLTHCGWNSTMEAIQCQKRLLCYPVAGDQFINNKYIVEVWKIGLQLNGFGRKDVEEGLRRVMEDTEMQNRLKRLHERTMGDEAKSRVMSNLTAFIHDLN